The Algoriphagus sp. TR-M9 genome has a window encoding:
- a CDS encoding DUF3137 domain-containing protein produces MDQHLLLETFSEVQASLEDIQFKRKRTHFYQKITWGITGIYLLGMILILSSPYLQNVDLPFGNFLAKAQPSASNPYAQVLPLAGLMVLIYFSTSFFIRAFQKFKTQEMKTMAGMVQKLFPNLEFTQGASPPKKEILSSKLFAWLKSEDPVYNFGQLRSRSREVEFNLADIGIIENDLSNKATDTVMQIPLLNLAVVMYRYVFKNLVSNKLQENLPYSFRGMFCWLKFQKKLDGHTVVLSRNQGIKLDRWSSFKFREEQEIYLEDPRFTENFIVYGTDQVEARYVLSTSLMERILELKEKYDNSIYLSFQNKQLYLAVKNENGLFSFPSGNLKNIEVLEELTKEIETALGVKNDLKLS; encoded by the coding sequence ATGGATCAGCACCTACTCCTGGAAACATTTAGCGAAGTCCAAGCTTCATTGGAAGACATTCAGTTTAAGCGAAAGAGGACGCATTTTTATCAGAAAATCACTTGGGGAATCACAGGGATTTATCTATTGGGAATGATACTCATTTTATCTTCACCTTATTTACAAAATGTAGATCTACCATTTGGAAACTTCCTAGCCAAAGCTCAGCCCTCGGCCAGTAATCCGTATGCTCAGGTCTTGCCCTTAGCTGGATTGATGGTATTGATCTATTTCTCGACTTCCTTTTTCATCCGGGCATTTCAGAAATTCAAAACCCAAGAAATGAAAACCATGGCCGGCATGGTTCAGAAACTATTCCCGAATTTGGAATTTACACAAGGAGCCAGCCCTCCTAAAAAGGAAATCCTGAGCAGTAAACTTTTTGCTTGGCTCAAAAGCGAGGATCCTGTATATAATTTCGGTCAACTGCGAAGCAGATCAAGGGAGGTGGAATTCAACCTTGCCGACATCGGAATCATTGAGAATGACCTGTCCAACAAAGCAACTGATACGGTAATGCAGATTCCGCTTCTGAATCTGGCAGTAGTAATGTATCGTTATGTATTCAAAAATCTGGTTTCAAACAAGCTTCAAGAAAATCTCCCCTATTCATTTCGTGGGATGTTCTGTTGGCTTAAATTCCAAAAAAAGCTCGATGGACATACGGTGGTATTATCAAGAAATCAAGGGATCAAATTAGATCGCTGGTCCAGTTTCAAATTCAGAGAGGAGCAGGAAATCTACCTCGAAGACCCCAGGTTTACGGAAAACTTTATTGTTTATGGGACAGATCAGGTTGAGGCAAGGTATGTATTATCCACTTCATTGATGGAGAGGATATTGGAGTTAAAAGAAAAATATGACAACTCCATCTATCTGTCATTTCAAAATAAGCAACTTTATCTGGCTGTGAAGAATGAAAATGGGCTGTTTTCATTTCCTTCAGGCAATCTCAAAAACATTGAGGTGCTGGAAGAATTGACAAAGGAGATAGAGACTGCATTGGGAGTCAAAAATGACTTGAAACTGTCCTAA
- a CDS encoding efflux RND transporter periplasmic adaptor subunit encodes MKNQILMLLSLCGTLWITSCNSHGEEHQEEEATFQVTSPLTMDTLITKDYVSQIHSIQHIELRAQERGYLQKIYVDEGQFVKKGQIMFKIMPKLYEAEQQSAAAEVDFAEIEYQNTKTLADRNIVAPNELAMAKAKLAKAKAELALAEVHLQFTEIRAPFDGIIGRFLVREGSLLDEGELLSEFSDNSKMWVYYNVPEAEYLEYKAEVKSDDDVIVNLLLANNKYFKYPGVVETIEADFNNETGNIAFRATFPNPDGLLRHGETGNVEMSIPLKDALLIPQKTTFEVLEKKYVYVVDEENKIRSREVTIAAEIPHIYVISAGLEKGDKILLEGLRLVRENEEIHYDFVDPHTALSQLDLYAE; translated from the coding sequence ATGAAAAATCAAATTCTCATGCTCTTGAGCCTGTGCGGTACCTTGTGGATCACAAGCTGTAACTCACATGGAGAAGAGCATCAGGAAGAGGAAGCCACCTTTCAGGTTACCAGTCCTCTCACCATGGATACATTGATCACCAAAGATTACGTATCCCAAATACATTCTATACAACATATCGAGCTACGCGCTCAGGAAAGAGGCTACCTTCAAAAGATCTATGTAGATGAAGGTCAATTTGTAAAAAAAGGCCAGATCATGTTCAAGATCATGCCTAAGCTGTATGAAGCCGAACAACAAAGTGCTGCTGCAGAAGTAGATTTTGCAGAGATCGAATATCAAAACACCAAAACGCTCGCAGATAGAAATATTGTTGCGCCAAATGAGCTGGCTATGGCAAAGGCTAAATTGGCCAAGGCAAAAGCAGAGCTTGCTCTTGCTGAAGTTCACTTACAATTCACTGAGATCCGAGCACCATTTGATGGCATCATTGGGCGGTTCTTAGTAAGGGAAGGTAGCCTTTTAGATGAAGGCGAATTACTATCTGAGTTTTCGGACAACAGCAAAATGTGGGTTTACTACAATGTGCCTGAAGCAGAATACCTAGAATATAAAGCTGAAGTAAAAAGTGATGATGATGTCATTGTGAACCTACTACTGGCAAACAACAAATACTTCAAATATCCTGGTGTAGTGGAAACTATTGAAGCAGACTTCAATAATGAAACTGGCAACATCGCATTCAGAGCAACATTTCCTAATCCAGATGGTCTGTTAAGACATGGGGAAACCGGTAATGTTGAAATGAGCATTCCATTGAAGGATGCCTTATTGATTCCTCAGAAAACAACCTTCGAAGTTTTGGAGAAAAAGTATGTCTACGTAGTGGATGAAGAAAATAAAATCCGCTCCAGAGAAGTAACAATTGCAGCCGAAATACCTCATATCTATGTGATTTCGGCAGGTTTGGAAAAGGGTGACAAAATCCTTCTGGAAGGTTTGCGTCTGGTAAGAGAAAATGAGGAGATACACTATGATTTCGTAGATCCGCACACAGCATTGTCTCAGTTAGACTTATATGCAGAGTAG
- a CDS encoding TolC family protein: MLKRIIYICLGIASLTLAVSGCKTPELIHKDVNNATPESYNGSRDTTNTAAEVTWQDYFTDPNLKALIDTALSNNQELNITLQEIQIAQNEIRVRKGEILPSVNIGAAAGVDKVGRYTSQGANDANTDIKPGKEMPDPLQDYMVGAFATWEIDIWHKLRNAKKSALSSYLASVEGKNFMVTNLISEIANSYYELLALDNELAIVKQNIEIQNNALEIVKYQKDAARVTELAVRRFQAQVLNTKSLQYGIEQEIIEAENRINFLVGRFPQKVERNSAVFADLIPDTIHEGIPSQLLANRPDIRQAELELVASKIDIQVAKADFYPSLEISAGIGFNAFNPNYLFNTPQSLIYSLAGELVAPLINRNAIKARYLTANAKQIQAIYNYEQTILNAYVEVANQLSNIKNLEQTYNLKSQEVDALNESVAISNELFNSARADYMEVLLTQREALESKFELIETKMKQMSATVNIYQALGGGWK, translated from the coding sequence ATGCTTAAGAGAATCATATATATATGCCTGGGGATAGCATCTTTAACACTAGCTGTGTCTGGTTGCAAAACTCCGGAGCTAATACATAAAGACGTAAATAACGCAACACCTGAGAGCTATAATGGCTCCCGGGATACTACAAATACTGCTGCTGAGGTCACTTGGCAAGATTATTTCACTGATCCAAATCTCAAAGCCCTGATCGATACTGCTTTGAGCAACAATCAGGAATTGAATATAACTTTGCAGGAAATTCAGATCGCACAAAACGAAATAAGAGTTCGTAAAGGTGAAATCTTGCCCTCAGTGAATATAGGCGCAGCGGCAGGCGTGGACAAGGTGGGTAGGTACACCAGTCAAGGTGCAAACGATGCCAATACGGACATCAAGCCTGGCAAAGAAATGCCTGATCCTTTGCAAGATTATATGGTGGGAGCATTTGCTACCTGGGAAATCGATATTTGGCACAAACTGAGAAATGCTAAAAAATCAGCATTGAGCAGCTATTTGGCAAGTGTGGAAGGCAAAAACTTCATGGTAACCAATCTGATTTCGGAGATTGCCAACTCATATTATGAGTTACTAGCATTGGACAATGAACTGGCTATCGTTAAGCAAAACATTGAAATTCAAAACAATGCCTTGGAGATCGTAAAGTATCAGAAAGATGCCGCTAGAGTGACGGAATTGGCTGTTCGTAGATTTCAAGCACAAGTTCTGAACACCAAAAGCCTTCAATACGGCATTGAGCAGGAAATCATAGAAGCCGAAAATAGAATTAACTTCCTAGTAGGCAGATTCCCTCAGAAAGTAGAACGAAATTCTGCAGTTTTTGCTGACTTGATTCCTGACACTATCCATGAAGGAATACCTTCTCAGCTTTTGGCAAACCGACCTGACATCAGACAAGCTGAACTTGAATTGGTAGCATCTAAGATTGACATCCAAGTAGCTAAGGCTGACTTCTACCCTTCGCTGGAGATCAGCGCCGGAATTGGATTCAACGCCTTTAATCCAAACTATTTGTTCAATACTCCACAGTCTTTGATTTATTCACTGGCTGGCGAACTAGTGGCTCCCCTTATCAATAGAAATGCGATTAAGGCAAGGTATCTAACTGCTAACGCTAAGCAGATTCAGGCTATCTACAATTATGAGCAGACAATATTGAACGCTTATGTAGAAGTCGCAAACCAGCTTTCTAACATCAAAAACTTGGAGCAAACCTACAACTTGAAGTCTCAGGAGGTAGATGCGCTCAATGAGTCAGTAGCTATTTCCAATGAGCTATTCAATTCGGCAAGAGCTGATTACATGGAAGTTTTATTGACCCAACGAGAAGCACTTGAATCCAAGTTCGAACTGATAGAAACCAAAATGAAACAAATGAGCGCCACTGTGAATATTTACCAAGCACTTGGTGGCGGGTGGAAATAA
- a CDS encoding efflux RND transporter permease subunit, which produces MFSTFIKRPVLAIVISIIIVFIGSLSIKQLPISQFPPIAPTTVSIFIAYPGSSADVLVKSTLITLENAINGVQDMRYMATDATSAGEATINIIFEPGTDPNQAVIRVKTRVDQVMPLLPELVQREGVVITPIQPSMLMYVNLYSKSENMDEKFLYNYANVNMIPEINRIKGVARSQILGSRTYAMRVWLNPDRMRAYNVSVDEVMEAMQEQSIVGRPGRIGQSSGIEAQSLEYVLTYKGRFSKPEEYDNIIIRANSDGESIHLKDIARTELGSEFFDIYSNLDGHPSAAIVLKQNYGSNASEVIEEVKAQLETMKESFPPGMDYSISYDVSRFLDASTEQVIHTLRDAFILVALVVFVFLGDWRSTLIPIIAVPVSLIGAFFVLQLFGLSINIITLFALVLAIGIVVDDAIVVVEAVHAKMEEMPHLSPYQAVKRVLGEISGAIIAITAVMVSVFLPISFMSGPVGTFYRQFSITMASSIVISAIIALTLTPVLCAMLLKNHHGKEKKRNILTKALDGFNSGFDKLTGKYVQLLRSMVSRRWLTFGILLLFGAGIVFENEILPAGFIPSEDQGTIYAIIQTPPGSTLERTNQVSQKLQKICEEIDGVESVSSLAGYEIMTEGRGSNAGTCLINLKPWGDRKHTVKEIMEELEEESKGLGAVVEFFEPPAIPGFGSSGGFSLRLLDKTTTTDYQDFDKINQKFMDDLSARPEITGLFTFFAANYPQYELEIDNDKAMQKGVSIGDAMENLNILIGSTYEQGFIRFGRFFKVYVQSDPAFRRLPSDVLNLFVKNEAGEMVPYSAFMTMKKTQGPNEVTRFNMYNSASIRGLPAKGYTTADAIQAIREVSAQTLPKGYDIAWEGLSYDESNRGNEALYVFLIVLVFVYFVLAAQYESFIIPLAVVFSLPAGVFGSFFLLKMMGLDNDIYAQIGLIMLVGLLGKNAVLIVEFAVQKRQEGLSILEAAIEGAKVRFRPILMTSFAFIAGLIPLIVASGAGAIGNHTIGASALGGMLFGTIFGVIIVPGLYFIFGNLADGRHLIKNEDESPLSEQKQHSHA; this is translated from the coding sequence ATGTTTAGCACATTCATAAAAAGACCAGTCCTTGCGATTGTGATTTCGATCATTATCGTATTTATAGGCTCGTTGTCCATCAAGCAACTTCCTATATCTCAGTTCCCTCCTATTGCCCCTACTACGGTAAGTATTTTCATAGCCTATCCAGGATCAAGTGCAGATGTACTTGTGAAATCCACCTTGATTACGTTGGAAAACGCAATCAACGGTGTGCAGGATATGAGATACATGGCAACGGATGCTACCTCTGCCGGTGAAGCTACAATCAACATCATCTTCGAACCGGGCACGGATCCCAATCAGGCTGTAATACGTGTGAAAACTAGGGTAGATCAGGTAATGCCTCTTCTACCTGAACTTGTTCAGCGGGAAGGTGTGGTAATCACCCCTATCCAGCCTAGTATGTTGATGTATGTCAACCTGTATTCCAAGAGCGAAAACATGGATGAAAAATTCTTGTACAACTACGCTAACGTGAATATGATCCCTGAAATCAACAGGATCAAAGGGGTAGCAAGATCTCAAATATTAGGTAGCCGTACTTACGCGATGCGTGTATGGCTGAATCCTGATCGTATGCGAGCTTACAATGTCTCCGTAGATGAGGTAATGGAAGCCATGCAAGAGCAGAGTATCGTAGGCCGCCCGGGCAGAATCGGACAAAGCTCCGGTATTGAAGCACAATCGCTGGAATATGTATTGACCTACAAAGGCCGATTCAGTAAGCCTGAAGAGTATGATAACATCATCATCAGAGCTAATTCCGATGGTGAAAGTATTCACTTAAAGGATATAGCCAGAACTGAATTAGGTAGTGAATTCTTTGACATATACTCCAATCTGGATGGTCATCCGTCAGCTGCGATTGTATTGAAGCAAAACTATGGCAGTAATGCCAGTGAGGTAATTGAAGAAGTAAAAGCGCAACTGGAAACGATGAAAGAATCTTTTCCTCCGGGAATGGATTACAGCATCAGTTATGACGTATCCCGATTCTTGGATGCCTCTACTGAGCAGGTAATTCATACGTTGCGGGATGCATTTATCCTAGTGGCTCTGGTTGTATTTGTCTTCTTGGGTGACTGGCGATCGACATTGATTCCGATCATTGCGGTACCTGTCTCGCTTATCGGAGCCTTCTTCGTGCTCCAGCTATTTGGACTCTCGATCAACATCATTACCCTTTTTGCCTTAGTACTTGCTATTGGTATTGTGGTCGATGATGCGATTGTAGTGGTAGAGGCTGTACACGCCAAGATGGAGGAAATGCCTCATTTGTCTCCTTATCAAGCTGTAAAAAGAGTACTTGGTGAAATCTCAGGTGCGATCATCGCCATCACCGCGGTAATGGTTTCGGTATTCTTGCCTATCTCCTTTATGAGTGGACCTGTAGGTACTTTCTACCGGCAGTTCTCCATTACTATGGCTAGTTCAATTGTGATTTCTGCGATCATTGCCTTGACGCTGACACCTGTTCTTTGCGCCATGCTGTTGAAAAATCACCATGGAAAAGAGAAGAAGAGAAATATCCTAACCAAAGCTTTAGATGGCTTCAACAGTGGTTTCGATAAGTTGACTGGTAAATATGTACAGTTGCTTAGATCCATGGTAAGCCGCAGATGGCTCACATTTGGCATTCTGCTTCTCTTTGGAGCTGGTATTGTTTTCGAAAATGAGATCCTACCTGCAGGCTTTATCCCAAGTGAGGATCAGGGAACCATCTATGCGATTATCCAAACACCTCCTGGATCTACTCTTGAGCGTACCAATCAGGTTTCTCAGAAGTTGCAGAAAATATGTGAGGAAATCGATGGAGTGGAATCTGTTTCATCCCTTGCAGGATATGAGATAATGACAGAAGGTCGTGGTTCCAATGCTGGTACCTGTTTGATCAACTTGAAGCCTTGGGGAGATCGTAAGCATACGGTGAAGGAGATCATGGAAGAATTGGAAGAAGAATCAAAAGGCCTTGGTGCCGTCGTGGAATTCTTCGAACCACCTGCTATTCCTGGTTTCGGTTCATCCGGTGGTTTCTCCTTACGACTACTGGACAAGACTACTACAACTGATTATCAGGACTTTGACAAGATCAATCAGAAATTCATGGATGATCTAAGTGCACGTCCAGAAATTACCGGCTTGTTCACCTTCTTTGCTGCCAACTATCCTCAATATGAATTAGAAATAGATAATGATAAGGCGATGCAAAAAGGAGTTTCTATCGGAGATGCCATGGAAAACCTGAACATTCTTATCGGTAGCACCTACGAGCAGGGCTTCATACGATTTGGTAGGTTCTTCAAAGTATATGTGCAATCAGATCCTGCCTTTAGAAGGCTTCCTTCAGATGTTTTAAATCTTTTTGTGAAGAATGAAGCTGGTGAAATGGTTCCTTACTCAGCTTTCATGACCATGAAGAAAACTCAGGGGCCGAATGAGGTGACTCGATTCAACATGTACAATTCAGCTTCTATCCGAGGCCTTCCGGCCAAAGGATATACTACTGCTGATGCAATCCAGGCGATTAGAGAAGTCTCTGCGCAAACCTTACCTAAGGGATATGACATTGCTTGGGAAGGTTTATCCTACGATGAATCCAATAGAGGAAATGAAGCTCTTTACGTGTTCTTGATCGTATTGGTGTTCGTTTACTTTGTGCTGGCAGCTCAATATGAAAGCTTTATCATTCCGCTAGCTGTAGTGTTCTCACTCCCTGCCGGGGTATTTGGATCCTTCTTCTTGCTGAAGATGATGGGGCTTGATAATGATATTTATGCTCAGATTGGTCTGATCATGTTGGTCGGTCTCTTAGGCAAAAACGCCGTGTTGATTGTGGAGTTTGCCGTACAGAAAAGACAGGAAGGATTAAGCATATTGGAAGCAGCCATTGAAGGCGCAAAAGTTCGTTTCCGGCCTATTCTGATGACTTCATTTGCCTTTATCGCCGGTTTGATTCCATTGATAGTTGCTTCAGGTGCAGGTGCAATTGGTAACCATACTATAGGAGCATCAGCGCTTGGCGGTATGCTATTCGGGACCATTTTCGGGGTAATCATAGTACCTGGCTTGTACTTCATATTTGGAAATTTGGCAGATGGGCGACACCTGATCAAAAATGAAGATGAATCTCCCCTTTCTGAACAAAAACAACACTCACATGCTTAA
- a CDS encoding LemA family protein: MNTSTLVLLVLAALMAIIVVIINNKIIVKKNQVAQAYGSIEIYLKKRFDLLPNLAAMVKKYMEHEKEILLKVTELRSQVEQATDEKEKIEASNQMTKVLGGLNIAIENYPELKADKQFLHLQYEVSEMEDQISAARRAYNAAVTRYNNQIQLFPSNLIAGIRKDEKELLLEIPKSDQKEVNLNQLLNS; encoded by the coding sequence ATGAATACAAGCACTTTAGTTTTATTAGTCCTAGCAGCCTTGATGGCAATAATTGTTGTGATCATCAACAACAAAATCATTGTCAAAAAAAATCAGGTTGCCCAAGCCTATGGAAGTATTGAGATCTATCTGAAAAAGAGATTTGATCTTCTTCCCAACTTGGCCGCCATGGTCAAAAAATACATGGAACATGAGAAAGAGATTCTGTTGAAAGTGACCGAACTCAGATCCCAGGTAGAACAGGCAACTGACGAAAAAGAGAAAATTGAAGCATCAAACCAAATGACAAAGGTTCTAGGCGGACTGAATATCGCGATTGAAAATTATCCGGAGCTTAAAGCTGACAAGCAATTTCTTCATCTTCAATATGAGGTCAGTGAAATGGAGGATCAAATCTCTGCAGCTAGACGAGCCTATAATGCCGCGGTCACTCGATACAACAATCAAATTCAGCTATTTCCCTCCAACCTGATCGCAGGCATCAGAAAGGATGAAAAAGAGCTGCTTTTGGAAATCCCAAAATCAGATCAAAAAGAAGTAAATCTCAATCAACTTTTAAATTCATAA
- a CDS encoding DUF1266 domain-containing protein, translated as MFDNLPWYGYVILALAIASYAYKYFNIGKKEYDKPDLEKAKFKKSSAANLGMDRLFSLALFTPISEWWGANTNTLTFRDAKTIQPYLEGWDIDSPSGYWDLTEYFMKDGRRWYFDYIFQMIQSEPKENWDELMDQKFGTNERAQKYLDGLSSGEVLNDLKQKGIFTFDSDMELSLAGYDAAMLVGQARIAFTGNIISEEEAWKVINFATQLALDKFSSWEDFGKSFSLGFALDMKGNYDNYYQEVCHIYKQTLNDKVSPWNTINWPN; from the coding sequence ATGTTCGACAATTTGCCTTGGTACGGATATGTTATCCTTGCTTTGGCCATCGCCTCCTATGCTTACAAGTATTTTAATATCGGAAAAAAGGAATACGACAAACCTGATTTAGAAAAGGCAAAATTCAAAAAATCTTCAGCCGCGAATCTTGGTATGGACCGGCTATTCTCATTAGCCCTTTTTACCCCGATTTCCGAATGGTGGGGAGCAAATACCAATACGTTGACTTTCAGGGACGCAAAAACGATCCAACCTTACTTGGAGGGCTGGGATATTGATTCCCCAAGCGGATACTGGGATTTGACGGAGTATTTCATGAAAGATGGCAGACGCTGGTATTTTGACTATATCTTTCAAATGATTCAATCAGAGCCGAAGGAAAACTGGGATGAGTTGATGGATCAAAAATTCGGAACCAATGAGCGGGCGCAGAAATATCTTGATGGATTGAGCTCCGGTGAAGTCCTAAATGATTTAAAACAAAAAGGCATTTTTACCTTCGATTCTGACATGGAGCTAAGTCTGGCAGGATATGATGCTGCGATGTTGGTGGGACAGGCCAGAATAGCTTTCACAGGAAATATCATCTCTGAAGAAGAGGCCTGGAAAGTCATCAATTTTGCCACCCAATTGGCATTGGACAAGTTTAGTTCTTGGGAAGATTTCGGAAAGAGCTTTTCCTTAGGTTTTGCCTTGGACATGAAAGGGAACTATGACAACTATTATCAGGAGGTTTGTCACATCTACAAGCAGACATTGAATGATAAAGTCAGTCCCTGGAACACCATTAACTGGCCTAACTAA